A single window of Candidatus Methanoperedens sp. DNA harbors:
- a CDS encoding cytochrome C assembly protein, with the protein MLKKIIYAITAALILISVYFVFFVAPIPIDPGSAAGDPNNFKIFYFHLPIAISAYLSFAVVFVSSILYLRSKKQKWDMLSLSAAEVGVVFAFLTLVSGSIWGRSAWGAYWVSWDVRLNTSLILFLIYLSYLMIRQAVEEPEKRARLSAVFGIIGFISVPISFLSVRFYSKMHPCVVPPCPSGGGGGIGGEVLYYILFNFAAYFLLAASLMMLRMDNEKLKEKANELKRKNNL; encoded by the coding sequence ATGCTTAAAAAAATCATTTATGCAATAACTGCCGCGTTGATACTGATCTCCGTATATTTTGTGTTTTTTGTTGCGCCCATCCCCATAGATCCCGGTTCGGCAGCTGGTGACCCGAATAATTTTAAAATATTCTATTTTCATCTTCCCATAGCAATATCTGCATACCTGTCATTTGCAGTTGTATTTGTCTCAAGTATCCTGTATCTTAGAAGCAAGAAACAAAAATGGGATATGTTATCGTTATCAGCAGCTGAAGTTGGAGTAGTATTTGCCTTCCTGACGCTTGTGAGCGGGTCAATATGGGGAAGATCTGCCTGGGGCGCATACTGGGTATCGTGGGATGTCAGGTTGAATACCTCACTTATCCTGTTCTTAATATACCTGTCTTACCTGATGATCCGCCAGGCTGTAGAGGAGCCTGAAAAACGAGCGCGGCTTTCAGCGGTTTTCGGCATAATCGGTTTTATAAGTGTCCCGATCAGTTTTCTTTCGGTGCGGTTCTATTCAAAGATGCATCCATGTGTTGTCCCGCCATGCCCCAGCGGCGGAGGTGGAGGAATAGGCGGAGAAGTCCTGTACTATATACTTTTCAATTTTGCCGCATATTTCCTGCTGGCAGCGTCACTCATGATGCTGAGGATGGATAACGAGAAATTGAAAGAAAAAGCAAATGAATTGAAGAGAAAAAACAATCTTTAA
- a CDS encoding heme exporter protein CcmB, with product MKFFQIAKKDLKAEFRTKQMLNSMVIFALLVIVIFSFAFGNEATIFVSNLNKKIVDLLAPGMLWIAFTFAGMLGLSRSFAGEKEEGCLEGLKLCPADRSEIYNGKVLSNAVLMFLMEMATLPIFVVLFSYDIKNLPGLIVVIILGTSGFIFVGTLLSALTVNTRTREILLPVILFPVLIPVILSAVTATGTMLANGDFSDVSGEMQILVVYDIIFFVVAQMVFEYTIED from the coding sequence ATGAAATTTTTCCAGATCGCAAAAAAAGACCTGAAAGCGGAATTTCGCACCAAGCAGATGCTGAATTCCATGGTGATCTTTGCGCTTCTTGTTATAGTGATCTTTAGCTTTGCATTCGGGAATGAAGCCACAATATTCGTGTCAAATCTTAATAAAAAGATAGTTGACCTTCTTGCCCCTGGTATGCTCTGGATAGCGTTCACGTTTGCAGGGATGCTCGGTTTGTCACGGTCATTTGCAGGAGAAAAAGAAGAAGGATGCCTTGAAGGACTGAAACTTTGTCCGGCCGACAGGAGCGAAATATATAATGGGAAAGTCCTGTCCAATGCGGTTTTGATGTTCCTTATGGAAATGGCAACGCTACCGATCTTTGTTGTGCTTTTCAGTTATGATATAAAAAACCTTCCTGGCCTGATTGTTGTGATAATCCTGGGTACTTCAGGATTTATTTTTGTGGGAACACTTCTCTCGGCGCTCACTGTAAATACACGAACCCGCGAGATTCTTCTGCCGGTCATTTTATTTCCGGTTCTTATCCCTGTGATACTATCCGCAGTAACTGCGACAGGAACAATGCTTGCAAATGGGGATTTCTCTGATGTTTCAGGAGAGATGCAGATACTTGTAGTTTATGACATTATATTTTTTGTAGTGGCTCAAATGGTGTTTGAATATACGATCGAGGATTAA
- a CDS encoding DUF4332 domain-containing protein: MKRFQFLKYALIAMITALLLTGDAVAQEPCEVANALLNATLYEKAQANYTDLLMKYPNLTCAQDGIVKAQSSWAINLYEIGQAYENASQFEKAREQYVDALKKDPSYIPAQVALEKVSDDKFAAVQTLANLGYYTEAAVRLKKVIEDNPGINVPRDLEYLPGRSIFLWGDIRDWIEIWGQPLAEIVIFVLGLYILRWRIWPWIKGVFFKPKLDIKAFDKGATDMEIGTGMMAMVEGSLMQIGQELGHGYVHIVTEGYDNKIPADIKGTSTRIKMVSNLIEWIFPSSVITISGYLEKPGSCGAGLTLSMVNSQTGEILGNTTIWQKDYDTIIKLAEQSVVEDKRPSSYYCLVEPAAIWAFFQLRSHSKIKKGISYEIWEKIRNIIAKDTEKFALLGTDVWNSYAYFRAGVRWELEGKKDKARRLYVEAQNQDMNNYGALLNLGYLDIEDKNYDRAIERLSMAKKMADKYLFSWDEIPGNDSERLTEFLNQSFNIDWVDSAKIEKIDNDKTIKVYRDTNYLSLNLNNGKNKVTLRIDDGRTGEFIVKEENHELNIYETSKKFRGDAVWYIATYQLAAAYHYKSIKLRDDDGRAKVDKDKAKKFLNKAEKEARNLLKTIHEEKFLESIEPNANIMHASILVDLAYQCPIDQSKINEAKLKIDSMERMYSKLAPRVRYNLACYYSILGDHSIVGDKTNEDNKHTNYKKALDNLEYAIEGGGDIIQWAKIDPSLKGVRKFKETEVDFAELIKKYEQKYDSQKTSDSTDLLPLAGLTIIKEAFAKQLKEQGIVSPCDLIMKADTLSAREELAKKLGISTILLLRWALLADLMRIVKDTKQINLLEAADYGSIEALRKARNPCELADLLNQVNKVQSLVEQSPSCETVQKWLQEARKTKLMVVDNHSVII, translated from the coding sequence ATGAAACGATTCCAATTTTTGAAATATGCTCTCATTGCAATGATTACAGCATTATTGTTAACAGGTGATGCGGTAGCGCAGGAACCATGCGAAGTAGCCAATGCGTTGCTAAATGCGACATTGTATGAGAAAGCTCAGGCCAACTACACTGATTTGCTGATGAAATACCCAAACCTTACCTGCGCGCAGGACGGAATCGTGAAAGCACAGAGTTCCTGGGCAATAAATTTATATGAGATAGGTCAAGCTTATGAAAATGCCAGTCAATTTGAGAAGGCTCGCGAACAGTATGTGGATGCTCTGAAGAAGGATCCGAGTTACATCCCTGCTCAAGTGGCTCTTGAGAAAGTGAGCGATGATAAGTTCGCTGCGGTGCAGACCCTGGCCAATCTTGGTTATTATACTGAAGCAGCAGTCAGACTCAAAAAAGTCATAGAGGATAATCCAGGCATTAATGTGCCCAGAGACCTTGAATATCTTCCTGGGAGATCTATATTTTTATGGGGAGACATACGAGACTGGATAGAGATATGGGGACAGCCTCTGGCAGAGATTGTAATTTTCGTTCTTGGATTATATATCCTGAGATGGCGGATTTGGCCATGGATAAAGGGCGTCTTCTTTAAACCTAAATTGGACATCAAAGCCTTCGACAAAGGAGCAACAGATATGGAAATAGGTACCGGAATGATGGCGATGGTGGAAGGGTCACTTATGCAAATAGGACAGGAATTAGGGCATGGGTACGTACATATAGTAACTGAGGGGTATGACAATAAAATTCCTGCCGACATTAAGGGTACTTCAACGCGGATAAAGATGGTGTCAAATTTGATTGAGTGGATATTTCCATCGAGTGTTATCACGATATCAGGTTATCTGGAGAAGCCGGGGAGTTGTGGTGCTGGATTGACATTATCCATGGTGAATAGTCAGACAGGGGAAATCCTGGGAAATACTACTATCTGGCAGAAAGACTATGATACAATTATAAAGCTGGCAGAACAGTCTGTGGTGGAAGACAAAAGACCATCATCTTACTATTGCCTGGTAGAACCGGCAGCGATCTGGGCATTTTTCCAGTTGAGATCCCATAGTAAAATTAAAAAAGGGATATCATATGAAATCTGGGAAAAAATCAGGAACATTATCGCGAAAGATACTGAAAAGTTTGCCCTTTTAGGAACAGATGTTTGGAATAGTTATGCATACTTCCGGGCTGGTGTTCGCTGGGAGCTTGAAGGTAAGAAGGACAAAGCGCGACGACTATATGTGGAAGCTCAAAATCAAGATATGAATAATTATGGTGCTTTGTTAAACCTCGGTTATCTGGACATCGAAGATAAAAATTATGATCGTGCAATTGAGCGATTATCGATGGCAAAAAAGATGGCGGATAAATATTTGTTTAGCTGGGACGAAATTCCAGGAAATGATAGCGAAAGACTCACAGAATTTCTAAATCAGAGTTTTAATATTGATTGGGTCGATTCAGCAAAAATCGAGAAAATCGATAATGATAAGACTATTAAAGTATATAGAGATACAAATTATCTATCGCTAAATCTTAACAATGGAAAAAATAAGGTAACTCTAAGAATAGATGATGGTAGAACCGGCGAATTCATTGTGAAAGAGGAAAATCATGAGCTAAACATATACGAGACATCTAAAAAGTTTCGTGGAGATGCCGTGTGGTATATAGCAACATATCAACTGGCGGCCGCCTACCATTACAAGAGCATTAAGCTTCGAGACGATGATGGACGGGCAAAAGTAGACAAAGATAAAGCAAAAAAATTCTTGAATAAAGCAGAAAAAGAAGCTCGAAATTTGCTAAAAACAATCCATGAGGAAAAGTTTTTAGAATCAATTGAGCCGAATGCAAATATCATGCATGCATCAATCCTTGTAGACCTGGCATATCAATGCCCAATAGATCAGAGCAAGATAAATGAAGCTAAATTAAAGATCGATAGCATGGAAAGAATGTACTCTAAACTAGCTCCTCGGGTTAGGTACAATTTGGCTTGCTACTACTCGATTTTGGGTGACCACTCGATTGTGGGTGATAAGACAAATGAGGACAACAAGCATACCAATTATAAAAAAGCATTAGACAACCTAGAATACGCCATCGAAGGAGGGGGCGATATCATCCAATGGGCGAAGATCGATCCTTCCTTGAAAGGAGTACGTAAGTTTAAGGAGACAGAAGTAGATTTTGCTGAATTGATCAAAAAGTATGAACAAAAGTATGATTCCCAAAAAACTTCGGATTCAACCGATCTGCTACCCCTGGCAGGCCTGACAATTATCAAGGAGGCTTTCGCCAAGCAATTAAAGGAGCAAGGAATAGTTTCGCCTTGCGACCTTATCATGAAAGCTGATACTCTATCAGCACGCGAAGAACTTGCGAAAAAGCTCGGCATCAGTACCATACTCCTGCTGCGTTGGGCACTTCTGGCTGATCTGATGCGCATCGTAAAGGATACAAAGCAGATTAATCTTCTGGAAGCAGCTGATTATGGCTCGATTGAAGCTCTTCGGAAAGCAAGAAATCCATGTGAACTTGCAGATTTGTTGAACCAGGTAAACAAAGTACAATCCTTGGTGGAGCAATCACCATCTTGTGAAACCGTTCAGAAGTGGTTGCAGGAGGCCAGGAAAACAAAACTTATGGTTGTAGATAATCATTCAGTTATAATATAA
- the mch gene encoding methenyltetrahydromethanopterin cyclohydrolase produces the protein MISVNETGLCVFNEMLDFANEMNVEIHEQKNGSTVIDAGVNVAGGYEAGLYLSRICLADLADLEYTTFDLGGIMIPAIRVSTDHPIVACMASQYAGWRISVGKYFAMGSGPARAISLNPKKLYAEINYKDSYSDAVLVLESDKLPPEEVTEKIAKDCNVDPSDLHIVVAPTASIAGSVQISARIVETGIHKMESIGFDINTIKSGYGIAPISPIVGDSTKCMGSTNDCIIYCGKTYYNVRYDVEKVKELIVKVPSGTSSSYGKPFFTTFKEAGFDFFKVDAGVFAPSEITINELNSAKTFTSGKIDQEVLMKSFGISRL, from the coding sequence ATGATAAGTGTAAATGAAACCGGACTCTGTGTGTTTAATGAAATGCTTGATTTTGCAAACGAAATGAATGTTGAGATACATGAACAGAAAAACGGTTCCACGGTTATTGATGCAGGAGTGAACGTAGCCGGGGGTTATGAAGCAGGTTTATACCTTTCAAGGATATGCCTTGCAGATCTCGCAGACCTGGAATATACTACATTTGACCTGGGAGGGATCATGATTCCGGCTATCAGGGTCAGCACCGACCACCCCATAGTCGCATGCATGGCTTCGCAATACGCAGGATGGCGCATCAGCGTGGGAAAATATTTTGCCATGGGTTCAGGCCCTGCCCGTGCCATTTCCCTTAATCCGAAGAAGCTCTATGCAGAAATAAACTACAAGGATTCTTATAGCGATGCTGTGCTTGTACTTGAATCTGATAAGCTTCCGCCTGAGGAGGTCACGGAAAAAATCGCAAAAGACTGCAATGTTGACCCGTCCGATCTTCATATTGTGGTTGCACCTACTGCTTCCATCGCAGGGTCAGTGCAGATATCAGCCCGTATCGTTGAGACCGGCATCCATAAAATGGAATCTATCGGTTTTGATATAAACACCATTAAAAGCGGTTATGGGATCGCCCCCATATCGCCAATCGTCGGGGACAGTACAAAATGCATGGGCTCAACAAATGACTGCATCATCTACTGCGGAAAGACGTACTATAACGTGAGGTATGATGTGGAGAAAGTGAAAGAACTGATCGTAAAAGTGCCTTCAGGAACATCATCTTCTTATGGCAAACCCTTCTTTACGACCTTCAAGGAAGCAGGATTTGATTTCTTCAAGGTGGATGCAGGTGTTTTTGCGCCTTCCGAGATCACAATAAACGAGCTCAATAGCGCCAAGACCTTTACAAGCGGTAAGATCGATCAAGAGGTACTCATGAAATCCTTCGGGATTTCAAGACTCTAA
- a CDS encoding NAD(P)/FAD-dependent oxidoreductase, protein MNYDVVVIGAGPAGAIAAKYAALNGAKTLLIEEHASIGSPVQCTGLISTKALRECEMYEGNFVLSKIRGAFVYAPGGEEVCIRGKDIKAYVIDRKIFDRSLVELALDNGVDILMKTRFTGMDDGKISIISNGDRKEISGDIIIGADGIQSSVGRVAGLPRCEKFLSGIQFEAPYIPKDPEYVEIFTGNEIAPGFFGWAVPFSGMARIGLARNQGLPARYYLEKLLNHPIVASRYRGSRTEHVVGGIPLGPPRKTVSGRVMLIGDAAGQVKPTSGGGIYMGAICAKIAGEVAARASRKECTLPEYETRWRSAIGRELEIGMRIHKSIGKLSDKNLDEFITFLNKPEIRELITEHGDMDHPSVLLQKLLMTGNKWQLIKFMGVAFKTLF, encoded by the coding sequence ATGAACTATGATGTTGTAGTGATTGGCGCCGGTCCTGCAGGCGCTATCGCTGCAAAATATGCTGCCTTAAACGGTGCAAAGACCCTCCTGATAGAAGAACATGCAAGTATCGGCTCACCAGTCCAGTGTACGGGTCTTATCAGTACAAAGGCGCTCAGGGAATGCGAGATGTACGAGGGGAACTTTGTTCTTTCAAAAATAAGGGGGGCATTCGTGTATGCACCCGGAGGTGAAGAAGTCTGCATCAGGGGGAAAGATATAAAAGCGTATGTAATAGACAGGAAAATATTTGACAGGTCTCTTGTTGAACTCGCTCTGGATAATGGGGTGGATATTCTCATGAAAACCCGTTTTACCGGGATGGATGATGGGAAAATATCAATAATTTCAAACGGGGATAGGAAAGAAATTTCCGGGGATATTATCATCGGGGCAGACGGCATACAGAGCAGTGTTGGACGGGTGGCAGGGCTTCCCAGATGTGAAAAGTTCCTATCAGGGATACAGTTCGAAGCCCCTTATATCCCTAAAGACCCGGAATATGTGGAAATATTTACAGGAAATGAGATCGCCCCTGGATTTTTTGGCTGGGCAGTTCCATTTTCCGGGATGGCTCGTATTGGTCTTGCCAGGAATCAAGGACTTCCTGCCCGATATTATCTTGAAAAACTCCTGAACCACCCCATAGTTGCTTCAAGATACAGAGGCTCACGGACCGAACACGTTGTCGGGGGCATTCCTCTTGGCCCGCCGAGAAAAACCGTATCTGGCAGGGTCATGCTTATAGGTGATGCGGCAGGACAGGTAAAACCTACATCCGGTGGGGGAATTTACATGGGAGCAATCTGTGCAAAAATCGCAGGCGAAGTCGCTGCAAGAGCATCAAGAAAAGAATGCACACTTCCGGAATATGAAACAAGGTGGCGAAGCGCTATTGGCAGGGAACTTGAGATCGGTATGAGGATACATAAAAGTATCGGGAAATTAAGTGATAAAAACCTGGATGAGTTCATAACATTCCTCAATAAACCTGAAATAAGAGAACTCATAACCGAACATGGGGACATGGATCATCCATCAGTCCTTCTGCAAAAACTATTGATGACCGGAAATAAGTGGCAGCTCATAAAATTCATGGGAGTTGCTTTTAAAACGCTATTTTAA
- a CDS encoding 30S ribosomal protein S3ae: protein MAVTKTEGWKAKKWYNLVAPDMFGKSNIGETIADEPEKLVGRNIEVTLGELTNDLSKQNTKLILKIDHVGGDVAYTKYMGHQLTQDYLRSLVKRETSSVETNVSVKTKDGYTIRVKPSCFTIKRAREAQVKAIRQIMNQVIEGKAGEMDMEQFVQDVVTGKLSASIYHDVKPIYPLRRVEVRKTEIEAEPGAVAS from the coding sequence TTGGCAGTTACAAAGACAGAAGGCTGGAAAGCAAAGAAATGGTACAACCTTGTTGCGCCTGACATGTTCGGGAAATCAAACATCGGGGAAACCATTGCTGATGAGCCGGAAAAGCTGGTTGGAAGAAACATCGAAGTTACACTTGGGGAGCTGACAAATGATCTTTCCAAGCAGAATACCAAGCTGATCCTGAAAATAGACCACGTGGGCGGCGATGTCGCTTATACAAAATACATGGGTCATCAACTGACCCAGGATTATTTGCGCTCACTCGTTAAGAGAGAAACATCATCTGTTGAAACTAATGTTTCAGTCAAAACAAAGGACGGTTATACCATAAGAGTAAAGCCATCGTGTTTTACAATAAAAAGGGCACGTGAAGCCCAGGTAAAAGCTATCCGCCAGATAATGAATCAGGTTATTGAAGGAAAAGCCGGGGAAATGGATATGGAGCAGTTCGTCCAGGATGTTGTAACAGGAAAACTGTCTGCCAGTATATACCATGACGTCAAACCTATCTATCCTCTTCGCAGGGTAGAGGTCAGGAAAACTGAAATTGAGGCTGAGCCGGGTGCTGTAGCCTCATAA
- a CDS encoding ABC transporter ATP-binding protein has product MVLRNIDLKIEKGEFLTIFGPNGAGKTTLIKIMATLVTPTSGKVLIEGLDIRENPIEIRKKIGVISHETYLYTELTAAENLRFFGKMYDTPGLEERIDELIKQVGLTYRKNDRVRTFSRGMKQRLSIARALIHDPPILFLDEPYTGLDQHAIATFDRILGGMNATDKTRVLISHDIEHGISLCDRAIILTGGHIAHEMTENEISDLLQCRAIYEKHVEERK; this is encoded by the coding sequence ATTGTCCTTCGAAATATCGATCTTAAGATAGAAAAAGGCGAATTCCTCACAATATTCGGCCCAAACGGCGCAGGAAAAACAACGCTCATCAAGATAATGGCAACACTTGTCACTCCTACTTCCGGGAAGGTGCTTATCGAAGGTCTTGACATCAGGGAGAATCCGATTGAGATCAGGAAGAAAATCGGTGTCATCTCTCATGAAACATATCTTTATACCGAATTGACAGCAGCCGAAAATCTCAGGTTCTTCGGGAAGATGTATGACACACCAGGGCTTGAAGAACGGATAGATGAACTGATAAAGCAGGTTGGCCTGACCTACAGGAAAAATGACCGCGTGAGGACATTCTCCCGCGGGATGAAACAGCGTCTCTCGATAGCAAGAGCTCTTATACATGATCCTCCGATTCTTTTTCTTGATGAACCCTATACCGGACTGGACCAGCATGCCATAGCGACATTTGACAGGATACTCGGAGGCATGAATGCCACAGATAAAACAAGGGTACTTATTTCGCATGATATAGAGCATGGCATTTCATTGTGCGACAGGGCAATAATTCTCACAGGCGGGCATATCGCCCATGAAATGACCGAGAACGAGATAAGCGACTTGCTCCAGTGCAGGGCGATCTATGAAAAACACGTGGAGGAGCGAAAATGA
- a CDS encoding transporter substrate-binding domain-containing protein has product MKQICMKSAKQFVLVIIVIAAILAVVLGSMFYLNPRQGYTGKVESITIGYSPFEQNALLWIAEDQHFFEASGLNVTLRKYDTGVGSLDGMLNGEADITVGVTEFPTIGRAFKKERIRIIGTIAKIEQIYLVGRKDRGIENILDLKGKRVGTTLRTIAHFYLGRFLELHSMNMQDITLVEVKTPAEWVNAVANGDIDAIATAQPYANSAKERLGANAVVWPAQGSQPIFGLIVSTDEWIMKHPEPVSRLLKSLAKAEEYAIRNPVEAKAIVQKRLNVDAAYMETVWSQDQFLLSLDQSLILAMEDEARWMINNNLTTEKNIPDFLDYIYEDGLKAVKPETVKIIR; this is encoded by the coding sequence ATGAAACAAATCTGTATGAAATCGGCAAAGCAGTTTGTCCTGGTAATTATCGTTATTGCCGCAATTTTGGCGGTAGTCTTAGGTTCAATGTTTTACCTGAATCCCCGGCAGGGCTATACAGGGAAGGTGGAATCAATCACCATCGGATATTCGCCGTTTGAGCAAAACGCACTTCTCTGGATTGCCGAGGACCAGCACTTTTTCGAGGCGAGCGGCCTCAACGTAACATTACGTAAGTACGATACCGGTGTGGGTTCACTGGATGGAATGTTAAACGGTGAAGCGGACATTACTGTAGGGGTAACCGAGTTCCCCACGATCGGAAGAGCATTCAAGAAAGAAAGAATTCGCATAATCGGGACCATCGCTAAAATTGAGCAGATATACCTTGTCGGACGGAAGGACCGGGGAATTGAAAACATTTTGGACCTCAAGGGAAAGAGGGTTGGGACTACCTTAAGAACAATAGCACATTTCTATCTCGGCAGGTTTCTCGAACTCCATAGCATGAATATGCAGGATATAACTCTCGTTGAAGTCAAAACACCGGCAGAATGGGTGAACGCTGTTGCAAACGGAGACATTGATGCAATTGCCACCGCCCAACCGTATGCTAATTCAGCCAAAGAGCGTCTGGGCGCTAACGCCGTTGTCTGGCCAGCACAGGGTAGCCAGCCCATATTCGGATTGATTGTTTCCACCGATGAGTGGATAATGAAGCACCCCGAACCGGTCAGCAGGCTCCTTAAGTCTCTGGCAAAGGCTGAGGAATATGCTATCCGTAATCCTGTTGAAGCAAAAGCCATCGTACAGAAGAGGCTGAACGTGGACGCCGCGTATATGGAAACAGTCTGGTCCCAAGACCAGTTCTTACTCTCGCTTGACCAGTCGCTCATTCTGGCTATGGAAGACGAGGCACGGTGGATGATAAACAACAACCTGACGACGGAGAAAAACATACCTGATTTCCTGGACTACATCTACGAAGACGGCCTCAAGGCAGTAAAACCTGAAACGGTAAAGATTATACGGTAA
- a CDS encoding ribonuclease Z: MFRVTFLGTGGSLPTPDRNPSSVFVNREGDMMLFDCGEGTQQQMMRAKTGMKLDSIFITHFHADHFLGIPGLIQTMSFNGREEPLDIYGPVWTKQFVNLFIQLGFYKLSFVINAHELQDGDIIDKGEYSIKAVGTDHGIPSLGYVLQEKKRVGRFNREKAIELGIPVGRLFSKLQNGEPVTINGKTILPSQVIGESRPGRKMVYSGDTRPCENLEKESAGSDLLIHDSTLGEDLKDWALETKHSTSKEAALVAKNARVKQLVLTHISSRYSEKRDVLLHEAKKVFRNSIIAEELMEIEVQLCDK, encoded by the coding sequence ATGTTTCGTGTAACTTTTCTTGGCACAGGCGGATCGCTTCCAACGCCAGACCGCAACCCATCTTCTGTTTTTGTCAACAGGGAAGGTGATATGATGCTTTTTGACTGCGGGGAGGGGACCCAGCAGCAGATGATGCGGGCAAAGACTGGCATGAAGCTGGATTCTATTTTTATCACACATTTCCATGCTGATCATTTTCTCGGTATCCCCGGCCTTATCCAGACCATGTCTTTTAATGGAAGGGAAGAACCGCTTGACATATACGGCCCTGTGTGGACAAAGCAATTTGTAAATCTATTCATCCAGCTCGGGTTTTACAAACTCAGTTTTGTAATAAACGCCCATGAACTACAGGATGGAGATATTATTGATAAAGGAGAATATTCAATTAAAGCGGTTGGAACAGACCACGGTATTCCAAGCCTGGGCTATGTGCTTCAGGAGAAAAAACGCGTGGGAAGGTTTAACAGGGAAAAAGCAATAGAACTTGGTATCCCGGTGGGCCGCCTGTTCTCAAAACTGCAAAATGGTGAACCTGTCACAATAAACGGAAAGACGATCCTGCCCTCACAGGTGATAGGTGAGAGCCGCCCCGGAAGGAAGATGGTGTATTCCGGGGATACAAGGCCATGCGAAAACCTGGAAAAAGAAAGCGCGGGATCTGACCTGTTGATACATGACAGCACCCTTGGTGAGGATTTGAAAGACTGGGCTCTTGAAACAAAACATTCTACCTCAAAAGAAGCAGCCCTCGTCGCAAAAAATGCCAGAGTAAAGCAATTGGTGCTCACACACATCAGTTCAAGATATAGTGAAAAAAGGGATGTGCTGCTGCATGAGGCTAAAAAAGTCTTTAGAAATTCCATAATCGCGGAAGAATTGATGGAAATAGAAGTACAACTTTGTGACAAATAG
- a CDS encoding pyridoxal phosphate-dependent aminotransferase, with protein MTAKRLQNITESATLRISNLASELKSQGKDIISFSLGEPDFTTPSHIIDAAKASLERGETHYTPSPGIPELRKAIAEKLTKENKIETKPGNIIVTPGAKQAIFEVILSVIGEGDEAILFDPAWVSYDPCIQLAGARTVWAPTSQNNGFSPENISEYITKKTKLIVINSPCNPTGSVYSKETLKEIADIAIDKNIFVLSDEIYEKIIYDREHISIASLDGMQDLTITVNGFSKAYAMTGWRLGYVSAPKEVYEPMLKLHSHSVSQATSFVQYAGIAALRGDQAPVTAMVREFKARRDLLVRGLNKIGIKCARPDGAFYAFADVSEYGTGEQVAELLLNKAFVATTPGSAFGEAGNDFIRISYATSQERIKEALRRMEEIL; from the coding sequence ATGACGGCAAAAAGACTTCAAAACATTACTGAGTCGGCAACGCTTCGGATCTCAAATCTTGCAAGTGAATTGAAAAGCCAGGGTAAAGATATTATAAGTTTCAGCCTTGGAGAACCTGATTTTACAACACCATCACATATTATTGATGCTGCAAAGGCATCACTTGAACGCGGTGAAACACATTACACGCCATCGCCAGGGATACCCGAATTGCGTAAAGCCATTGCAGAAAAGCTCACAAAAGAGAACAAAATTGAAACAAAACCTGGTAATATCATTGTCACCCCCGGTGCAAAGCAAGCTATTTTTGAGGTTATACTCTCTGTTATCGGGGAAGGGGATGAAGCGATTCTTTTTGACCCTGCCTGGGTTTCCTATGATCCGTGCATACAGCTGGCAGGCGCAAGAACTGTCTGGGCTCCAACGTCACAAAATAATGGTTTTTCACCAGAGAATATCAGTGAATACATAACAAAAAAGACAAAACTTATCGTCATAAACAGCCCCTGCAACCCGACAGGTAGTGTTTACAGCAAAGAAACGTTAAAAGAGATAGCAGATATTGCTATTGATAAAAATATTTTCGTCCTGTCAGATGAGATATATGAGAAGATCATCTATGACCGCGAACACATAAGCATCGCAAGCCTGGATGGGATGCAGGACCTGACAATAACTGTCAATGGATTCTCAAAAGCCTATGCAATGACAGGATGGCGCCTCGGGTATGTGAGCGCGCCAAAGGAAGTTTATGAGCCGATGCTTAAATTGCATTCCCATTCCGTAAGCCAGGCAACCTCATTTGTCCAGTACGCAGGCATTGCAGCTCTCCGGGGTGACCAGGCGCCGGTTACTGCAATGGTCCGGGAGTTCAAGGCACGAAGGGACCTGCTTGTCAGGGGATTAAATAAGATCGGAATAAAATGCGCAAGGCCGGATGGCGCTTTTTATGCTTTTGCCGATGTAAGCGAATATGGGACAGGAGAACAAGTTGCAGAATTGCTGCTTAACAAGGCATTTGTCGCTACCACGCCGGGTTCAGCTTTTGGGGAAGCGGGAAATGATTTTATCAGGATCTCTTATGCAACATCCCAGGAGCGAATAAAAGAAGCATTGAGGCGGATGGAAGAGATTCTTTAG